From a single Kitasatospora azatica KCTC 9699 genomic region:
- a CDS encoding nucleobase:cation symporter-2 family protein, translated as MQSTETDTPARPGPTQVHPVDEVLPPPRLAILGLQHVFIMYAGAVAVPFIVGSALKLDLRTIALLVNADLLVAGIATIIQAVGISKIFGVRLPVVAGATFTVVSPMITIAAKHGLPTVYGAMLCSGVFGLLIAKPFSKMIKYFPPLVSGTVIAIIGLSLIGPGAGMIAGHNTSAPDYGQVSHIALGLGVIALIVVFSKVLRGFLGQIAPLLALVIGTLASIPMHLLNLDGVKSAGWFGISAPFHFGAPRFDAAAIISMCIVLLVTYTESTADMLAVAEMTGKELTDADIARGLATDGLSAVLGGCMNSFPDTAYAENVGLVQMTGVRSRWVVAVAGCFLLVMGLVPKVGAFVAAVPEPVVGGAALVMFAMVTAVGVQTLKKVDFTGNHNFLVVAVSLGVGMLPAVATDPFGNEVFFKNFPDWTQTIFGSPITLTVILAFGLNLLFNHLHLGAPKPPAGVPQEHEQEQEPELERETAAVADPDDTQPSVAAV; from the coding sequence GGTCCCCTTCATCGTGGGCAGCGCGCTCAAGCTCGACCTGCGCACGATCGCCCTGCTGGTCAACGCGGACCTGCTGGTCGCCGGCATCGCGACGATCATCCAGGCGGTCGGCATCTCGAAGATCTTCGGCGTCCGCCTGCCGGTGGTCGCCGGTGCGACCTTCACCGTGGTGAGCCCGATGATCACCATCGCCGCCAAGCACGGGCTACCGACCGTCTACGGCGCGATGCTCTGTTCCGGCGTCTTCGGACTGCTCATCGCCAAGCCGTTCTCCAAGATGATCAAGTACTTCCCGCCACTGGTCTCCGGCACCGTGATCGCGATCATCGGCCTGTCGCTGATCGGCCCGGGAGCCGGGATGATCGCGGGGCACAACACCTCGGCCCCGGACTACGGCCAGGTCTCCCACATCGCCCTGGGCCTGGGCGTCATCGCGCTGATCGTCGTCTTCAGCAAGGTACTTCGCGGTTTCCTCGGCCAGATCGCGCCGCTGCTCGCGCTGGTCATCGGCACGCTGGCCTCGATCCCGATGCACCTGCTCAACCTCGACGGGGTCAAGTCGGCCGGCTGGTTCGGGATCTCCGCACCGTTCCACTTCGGCGCGCCGCGGTTCGACGCGGCGGCCATCATCTCCATGTGCATCGTCCTGCTGGTCACCTACACCGAGTCCACCGCCGACATGCTCGCGGTGGCCGAGATGACCGGCAAGGAGCTCACCGACGCGGACATCGCCCGGGGTCTGGCCACTGACGGTCTGTCGGCCGTGCTCGGCGGCTGCATGAACTCCTTCCCGGACACCGCGTACGCCGAGAACGTGGGTCTGGTGCAGATGACCGGGGTCCGCTCCCGCTGGGTGGTCGCCGTCGCCGGCTGCTTCCTGCTGGTCATGGGGCTGGTGCCGAAGGTCGGCGCGTTCGTCGCGGCCGTGCCGGAACCCGTGGTCGGTGGCGCCGCGCTGGTCATGTTCGCCATGGTGACCGCGGTGGGCGTCCAGACGCTGAAGAAGGTCGACTTCACCGGCAACCACAACTTCCTGGTCGTCGCCGTCTCCCTCGGCGTCGGCATGCTGCCGGCCGTGGCCACCGACCCCTTCGGCAACGAGGTCTTCTTCAAGAACTTCCCGGACTGGACCCAGACCATCTTCGGCAGCCCGATCACCCTCACCGTCATCCTGGCCTTCGGGCTCAACCTGCTCTTCAACCACCTCCACCTCGGGGCCCCGAAGCCGCCCGCCGGCGTGCCGCAGGAGCACGAGCAGGAACAGGAGCCGGAGCTGGAGCGGGAGACCGCGGCAGTCGCCGACCCGGACGACACCCAACCCTCGGTCGCCGCGGTCTGA